From a single Toxoplasma gondii ME49 chromosome II, whole genome shotgun sequence genomic region:
- a CDS encoding hypothetical protein (encoded by transcript TGME49_222305~Predicted trans-membrane domain (TMHMM2.0):76-94) yields MYRHPNRRRRRSGGLIWGVCTPENRRKMHTSSLRERQDVDPPQSLPSVASKTKSRGSEGSVRTAAFVRREGRRRRQLPLGWLFSVWLLSFTGIFRTDTRSLHGWLPPTWPLTTSETGNEKERETSKEDLALSH; encoded by the exons atgtacagacacccgaacaggcggaggcgacgaagcggaGGGCTTAtctggggtgtatgtacacccgaaaacagacgaaaaatGCACACAAG TTCTCTGCGAGAAAGGCAAGACGTGGATCCTCCTCAGTCTCTTCCGAGCGTCGcctcgaagacgaagagtcgCGGCTCTGAGGGGTCAGTCCGCACTGCAGCGTTCGTGAGAcgcgaaggaaggcgaaggaggcagcTGCCTCTGGGCTGGCTTTTTTCAGTATGGCTTCTGAGCTTTACTGGGATTTTCCGGACAGACACGCGATCACTTCACGGCTGGTTGCCACCCACTTGGCCTTTGACCACAagcgaaacaggaaacgaaaaagagcgCGAAACGTCAAAAGAGGACTTGGCGCTTTCACACTGA
- a CDS encoding hypothetical protein (encoded by transcript TGME49_222310~Signal peptide predicted by SignalP 2.0 HMM (probability 0.978) with cleavage site probability 0.580 at residue 25~Predicted trans-membrane domain (TMHMM2.0):14-37:150-173:234-257:263-286:295-315:334-357:381-404) gives MAVPWSVLVSFLSSAPFLLAAAGLAFLVLDFFAVYQLKKIYAPSVSAQPREDEAFPAVTPAQQACEEQRSDVPGSYEQGFDADEDAREGRDSDDEDEHDGDRRRGFRAALEQWAARSLPRTLFRLQGGDGASLRTLTVPPRLTGGQTRSAFMLLLSVAILARAVSLFLMAWIVSEASETPADAVTSSESPAAHAESPVFSCPPAADQPSPAESFQFSLDREWIVLFLDSAPSLIFFSALSLIVLFWAKIYYAAILIAYPHFEKGPWLCSGGLLAFFLLFFILAVLLQAKRSATRALQILAAVLFGLAAGAFFVYGTKVAKKLSERSKTPSRKNSIVRRVLVLALVCPVLFAVRSVVALRGQTPPSFPLCLSLPLTWHSQPLVEAAAVYVLTEWIPALLILVTFWRRRGVRNSVRSQQQRQLMQIQDGEERVHSMDSTVAAPLMHQNFCPLLAPPAYVQPPSLFDLSVRHNAAAGSHPGGPGPGESLSEAFYRHSSQEGLLFQPYAPTYPGRGNYPPGFGTSYNGAYYQQYYPPPAL, from the exons ATGGCTGTTCCTTGGTCTGtgctcgtctcctttctctcctccgcgcCGTTCCTGTTAGCTGCAGCGGGTCtggccttcctcgtcctcgacttcttcgcaGTCTACCAACTCAAAAAGATCTACGCGCCCTCGGTCTCGGCGCAaccgcgagaagacgaggcctTTCCAGCCGTGACGCCGGCCCAGCAGGCCTGCGAGGAACAGCGAAGCGATGTTCCGGGATCATACGAGCAAGGCTTCGACGCCGACGAGGACGCGCGAGAAGGCAGGGACTCGGACGATGAGGACGAGCACGATGGGGATCGACGCCGGGGCTTCCGCGCTGCGCTCGAGCAGTGGGCGGCtcggtctcttcctcgcactctctttcgtcttcaaggaggagacggagcgAGTCTCAGGACTCTCACAGTGCCGCCCAGGCTCACAGGAGGCCAGACTCGGTCTGCCTTcatgctgcttctctccgtcgcgaTTCTCG cgcgggcagtgtctcttttcctcatGGCGTGGATTGTGTCGGAAGCCTCGGAGACTCCTGCAGACGCCGTGACCTCCTCCGAGTCGCcggccgcgcatgcagagagtcctgtcttctcctgccCCCCCGCTGCGGACCAGCCCTCGCCTGCGGAATCGTTTCAGTTCTCTCTCGATCGAGAGTGGATTGtgctcttcctcgactccgctccctctctcatcttcttctctgctctctctctcatcgtTCTCTTCTGGGCGAAGATCTACTACGCCGCCATCCTCATCGCCTATCCCCACTTTGA AAAAGGTCCGTGGCTCTGCTCGGGCGgactcctcgccttctttcttctgtttttcattctcgccgttcttctccaAGCGAAGCGCTCCGCGACGCGCGCGCTGCAGATCTTGGCCGCGGTCCTCTTCGGCCTCGCCGCTGGGGCATTCTTCGTTTACGGGACGAAG GTTGCAAAGAAGTTGTCGGAGCGAAGCAAAACTccgtcgagaaaaaacagcatTGTCCGACGG gtcctcgtcctcgcgcTGGTCTGTCCGGTCTTGTTCGCTGTGAGATCGGTCGTCGCTCTGAGAGGACAGACGcctccctcgtttcctctgtgtctgtcccTGCCTCTGACCTGGCACTCCCAGCCTCTTGTTGAAGCTGCGGCT GTGTACGTCCTCACCGAGTGGATCCCTGCTCTCCTCATCCTGGTGACGTTCTGGCGCCGCCGAGGAGTTCGAAACTCTGTCCGCTctcagcagcagagacagctgatGCAGATCCAGGACGGCGAAGAGCGGGTG CACAGCATGGATTCGACAGTTGCCGCCCCGTTGATGCATCAGAATTTTTGCCCGCTGCTTGCTCCGCCAGCTTACGTCCAGCCGCCTTCGCTTTTCGATCTGAGTGTTCGTCACAATGCAGCTGCAGGCTCCCATCCCGGTGGTCCAGGTCCCGGAGAAAGTCTCTCTGAAGCATTTTATCGACAT AGTTCGCAAGAAGGACTGTTGTTTCAGCCATACGCGCCGACGTATCCTGGTCGCGGCAATTATCCGCCTGGCTTCGGGACTTCGTACAACGGCGCGTATTACCAGCAGTACTATCCTCCTCCTGCTCTGTAA